TTTGCAacccttgtaagccagtatcggtggagacggattgTTTGGGAGAAATTTACCAAaagtagcacccaattccggaagAGCGGTGTACACCCAGACCTGGAGAGCTTGCGCAACCCCATTAATAGTGTAACAGCCCGAAATATCTCTGTCCAtcacagagtccatcagcaccttaaacgcgactctcccccatggataattctcaaaccgttctagctccatcactagccttgccagactatcccgtgtaggggttgaatactttctcccttcaatgtatccagtgaagatggcaaggtacgcgagccgcttgtgatcatcccgagaccacccttcgcatctctcaagtgctgctattatctcctgagtagatggcccaacttcgacatgaactcccagcatctcccaaaaagaagtcaactcctttgtaacaacagagtgaggtctctcaaggtcctcgatgtactcacagtttagaccagtgaggttttcaaactctaacagtgaaaacctcacaggttttggaccaacgagacttcacagctcatacttcttctttatgtccagctggaaaccgagcatgtagtgaaccagccttgaagcccaatcaaatcccagctcttggaacttgatgaaaactcccaacttcgactccttcagctcttcatattcTTCATCATGAAGAGCCTTCTTTAAAGGAGCatgcaacgtccaacaagtatgatacgaaatgctatgcactgcggggggctcttcccctaatgtatatatcctacgggggagttctggcatctccattttttttgcctgcaaaacaatcaaagacaaccatctcaaacaatcaaagacttataattaagtcgtctggcaaTTTTTTCAgctgaaagacttataattaagtcgtctggaaagctggaagactttccagacgacttaaatataagtcttccaagacttccagttttatgttcatcttttcctcaatcaatgacacgacagtaagagatataacttactggcggcggagttcaacgagacgcctctgagataatgcgcgctagggtttcctctcggatcttaaatagaggaagcagctgtgagaacggtggtgagaacgacagtgagaacgacggtgataacggcggagagataaccggcggtgtgaacgatgagaacgatggattagagagaatcgacggaaatcgccttcgaaatcgcctttgagagaaacggctttagggttttctgattttcgataaacaataaaaaaaaaccttatatatggccggtaaataatccggttaggtttaaaagtacattgtaaaattaacggtttggtccggtttggacgacttactagtaagtcgtctgttgaatactgtacatcaaacgacttactagtaagtcgtcccaaaccctaaatttaacccctaaactaaatcgactaaattaactaactaaccatgTTATAAACccgtagttatacttaaatagtgtttactatacacagaaataaacacacttaggtaaattttaaagttttcaaaaaaacatttatgcattccaaaatttaaccctaagaacacatataatactacaacatatgttggcaaaaacctaaaccaaagaatatcatgactcactactttcactcatctatggtGAAAACAATTAAcctttgttatatcttaatttatatctcttaaaacatatgttaattacatgatttcaatttttcacttatcaaaatattttttacaaaatttttaaattatttctaagtagaactagtccagacgactttccagtAAAGTCGTCTGGGCAGACGACTTACGGGgttagaaacataaaaaaatttcggtttttttgtttgttcacaaggggttggttgtaatttcaatagccttttaggttacttttgcatttgattcaggtttgggtttatttttgtgtttgaaatcaagtcgtgagtcatatttggcaattttccctcTAAACAAAGACCAAACCTAAATCTTTTTCGAGTTCTTTTGTTTCTGACcaagaaataaaattttcctTAATTAGATTTTGGACCTTTTCTTATAAGAAAAATTACGTAAAATTTTAAGACCATGTGTATTAAAATAACCTTTCATTACATTACATTACAAAGCATGGTTCTTTGCTACACCTCCTCAACTACTTACAGTTCGCAAATCACAAGAGATGTAATAAAGCAATAGTGTTTGATTAGTTAACCTTCTTTGGGTTAGGAATAGAGCACAAAGGAAGATGAGTGATCATTTCCTGATAAGCGCATTTGTCTCTCTCCGTAAGTTGGATTACTCTATCCAAAACCAACACTTTTCCATATGTCGCAGACTAAAATACAAACCAAACACACATATAAAGATGGTTACAAATTTAAGCAAAAGTCATCGTTAATGTGGTTACCTGGAAAACAATGACATCCTGGTAATCTGATTTCCCTTGAAACAAAACTTTCAAAGAGTGTGCCTCTCCTGCACCATAACATCATCGAAAAACTTCAGCTATAAGAGGATCATGGTGAAAAGAAGGCTTCTTTTACAATAAAACAAGAAATAGGAATAGACCTGGCCACATGGGACTCATCTCGGAGAACCACCCTGGAATCACGGAGGAGAAACAAGCAGGCTCCTTCTTCTGATCTCCGTTAGCTGCTGCGGCGTTATCATCCTCTTCTCTCGCTCTCTTCAAATCGGTAACCAAGGCTTCTTTGGTAGCATCCATTGCTGCTGTTGTGCCGAACAAGAAACTCAGAGATCccctcaaaaataaaatttgatactTCACATCTTAGTCTCCAGTAACTTCATTTTGGTTCGCGTTCAAATAGATAATGCTTTCACTGAACCTTCCTCAAAATGCCTTCATTATTGAAGTCAACAACTGATCTTAAACAGTTCTCGATTACAGTAATCTCTGTTTCAGTAAGATGGTAGCTAAACATGAACTGTTAAAGGGGTTTCTTCTTTGTATGATTGCTGAATCTGTGTGGTTACACAGAAGTATTAGGCATGAGATTTTTATTGTACTGTCGCCAGCTTTTCCAATACATAATTTGTTATAAACATGTTTTAATGTGATTCAGATTAAAAAGCTCGAGGAGCTCGGTATAGGGAGACCCTCGATGTATGCATCTATATTCAAAGTTTTACAGGTATGCGTCGTAAAACAAGAGAATGGAATCTATGtttctgtattattcataaacataatgAGCATTTTATATATAGGAAATTACACCTTCATAGAATAATGAAAAgagtaaagaaaagaaatataaatatggaaagagtacaaatcataatctaataaggaaaatgcaagatgccgattctctctctctctcctcacggtcgactctctctctctagcattgggccggttatgaaccgggccggttatggacatccacaatatgatttataacactcccccttggatgccataaccatacagggattGTAATACACTTTAGATCTTggctcattaaaaccttacaaggaaaaacccagtgggacaaaaccatggtgaagaaaaaagagtacaacacgtattactccccctgttctgAACAATTCGCGGCTGGCCTCACGAACAGCCACGATCtccgaatggtttgaagatgtggccgcgaacgtctgcttcatggaacgccatgatatggctgttccaccatgtgtgaaaacatagtctgtctgtgatcgagcattgtgtggatccgaaagataacctgcatcagcaaaatcaactaaactttctttgttttggttagtataaaataaacccaagtctttcgttccttgcaggtaacgaagaacatgtttaatcccgttccaATGCCTTTGGGTTGGACAAGAGCTAAACCTAGATAATAGGTTCATggcaaagcatatgtctggccgagtgtggatggccagatacatcaaagctcctatggcactgagatatggcacttcgggacctaggacatcttcatcgtccatcttaggacgaaacggatcagtgtccaagcctagagacctcacgaccatggggctagacaatgggtgagactcggccatattgaatctcttgagtactttctctgtatatgccatttgatgcacaaggattccatctcttatgtactcaagctgtaatcccaaacagaactttgtttttcctagatctttcatctcaaattctttcttaagatattcaactgtttgggagattTCTTGATATACCATGAATTTCACCAACTTTTAGttatggtatataagtgttttaggatctatttactatgttttatagtcttttcaaagcaattACAGGTTCAGTTGCTTGATAGAAGGAAATGATGCTTTTGGGACGCTTTGGAGTACTTTTACGCGTATAGCATCGATCAACACTTGAAtagcaatatcgatcgacaagagtaaattaatatcgatcgacagccgCTGagcgccatcgatcgatgttggatcAGCCGAGGATTAATCACGATATTAGAAGATTTCATTTCCTAAAAGTTTCTAATTGCAACTTAAGCCCTTAGCTACTTGTGAGGCTATATGTAcgagggttttgtatcattttagaggcagactttcgtaaagacctagtttggagaagaagcattttggctaccattagaagagcttaggattggagagatagatctgagactgcataacagagaagatcttgaactcctttatttctattactcttACTTTCTGTGTTCAATATTTCAGTTTATTTCAaaccatcatgactttgtccctcatgaatatgtctgagtaaactcaattgttagatttaggtttctcataaAGTTTGAAAGTATGTGCAGCTAATAAGACTGTTAAAAAGGCGTTTTGATAGTTCTTTCATGTTTGTTAAGCTAAATGCTAaaattaggattgatcaccctcattttagatcttaggattaattaagATAACCAACCGTTAGCCTTAATACCTGAAATAGCCAgcgtgatctaactgactagataacaacgagagttggtctagatGGTTAGAAAACATATTCAAACCCGCTCGCAAAGCTTGCTAGAAGAACCGCCGATCGACGTAACGACAGTGGCGTCGATCGAttgtttgaaaggtgtatcgagcGATGTGCACtaagtcacatcgatcgactcTTTCTCGAGATCAATAGACGatagttgagatccaagatctcgTAAAGAAAATCTATCTGGTTTACCATTGTTTGAGTTCAAAAACCGTCAAACCCTTTAGTCTGAACTAAGTTGCATGCTTTTCATACCTGAGAATTTGCCTAAGTCTAGCTGTTTTCCCATCCTTAGAACAACTTCAACTTAAACCGCCAAACAATTACCTTATTTGACTCATCATTTActtcttttaaaacaaataaatctcttagtctatctttatttctaatccCTTAGATCTattgagtaatcctagagtcctTCTGGATTCAATCcttaagtactacatctgaacctcttatttgagagagtaattcactccttagggtaatttgagtgatatcaaatttggcgccattGCTGGAGACTCTTTCTTGTTaccattagatttaatttagagtttagtatatATTTGTTACGAAAAACTTGctaagttttctttctttctctgtcTACACAGACACTAAGAATGGAGAACATAGAGCTCGgccgagcatcgatcgacgaagaTGTAACAATATCGAGCGATGTGGAGACCGAAGAATCGACTGACACGGAGctcccgacatcgatcgacaccgcccagccggaagcaggtaagtCTTCTCTTACCGAGCTTATTAATGAGGAAGTAGTCCAAACTGAACCAATAGGTCAATTAAGCAATGAAACTAGCCAATCTAAACAGGGGACTGAAATCCCTGTTAAGATAAATCCCACCTTGATAAAAGGTGAAGAGATAAGATTGCCTATGCAAGACTACCTAGATCCTGGTAGAACCTATTGCAATAGGTCCGCTATTAAGATACCAGGAGACGATACCAAGAAATCTAAGTTTAACGCATATTACTACTGTATGGTTCGTCGAAACCCATTCCTTGGATCTCTCTCTGAGCACCCACAAGACTACATTGAAGGTTTGGAAGAATTAATCCCAGATGAATACAATCGTTGCAAACTATTCTCATTTTCCTTAGAGGGAGAATCTCTCAGATGGCAAAACTGTTTAACAAGAGGATCCTTCACTTGTTGGGAAGAGATTAGAAACGCCTTCCTTAAGAAATTTTTCGATGATGATCGCTATTGGGAAGTAAGGAGACAAATCTTTACATTCTGCCAAGATCCACGTGAATCGTTTAAAAACGCCTGGGGAAGATTCAAGAGCTATGAACTTGAATGCCCCCATCATGGTTATTCAGAATCACAATTCCTTAACATCTTCTATGGAGGTGTTAACCTGACTTATAAAACCACGCTCGACATGGTGAGTGAAGGAAATTTCGTCACTAAGAGCCCCGAAGATGCTAGACGCCTTATCGAAAATGTAGCAACGGGAAAATCCTATGAAAAGATGGATGAAGAAATAGGAAATTCAATAAATTCAAAAGATAATTCAGATTTGGAAGAGATCAAGAATTCCCTCATTTCACTCCACTCTTTTCTTTAGAATCAACACCGATCTGATATAGCCCAGATCGAAGATGATGCTTTGTCTGATATGGAAAATCAATTAGAAGAAGAGACAAACTATTCAGATTCCTATTACGGGTTTAACATCAATAGTTTCACCAAATCCTATGAAATTGCTGTAAAATCACGCACTGGAAGGGAAACGTTCAATATCAGACAAGGACTTACTGGCAACCGTAAAACAAAGTcagatttttaaggaaaaataaatatggtttaCGGAAAGTTAATGGAGAAAGCAAATGCTTTGGGAGAACTTATCCGAAAATTAGAAAGTCAAGTAGCTGAAATTGCGACTGCCATCAAAATAGAAACCGGACGTCTTCCCGGGGGTACTGATTTAAACCCGAGACGTCAAGTCAGTGCCGTAATGTTGCGTAGCAGAAAACGTCTCGCGACAAACACGAGGAGCAACaccaaaattgaaaattatgcCAATGCTGATGAAATAGGCAAGAGCGATTCTCAGCCTATACTTCTTGATGACCCTGACCCAAAATATTCTCGTGAAAACGGGAAATCTACCGCTGAGATTAATAAGGAAAATACTATAGACTTAGAAGTAGAAGACGATTTGGACATTGAagccgaaatcgatcgacagtatgGCACACACGTTGATCAACCAGTGAATCCTGCCGTCGATCAACTTCCGAATAACCCTATCGAGCGACGTCCCACTCGGCCCGAACCGATGATTGAGAGAGTCTATAGAACCCTACCCCCTTATCCTCCTAAATCGCAGACTAAGAAATCACTAGAATATGCGATCTGCAAGAAAATATTGGATAGAATTGCTGTGGAGATGTCCCTTAGTGATGCTATGAAAATAGCACCTTCGATAAAGAAGTATTTGAAGGATATGACATCTCCAAATTATCCAACTGCTGAACATAGCGCGATGATGGTATCAGAGGAAGTAAGTGCCATGATTCAAGGAGAAACTCCAGCTAAGAGACCTGATCCTGGAAGTTTCGTCCTAGATTGGAATATACAGAAAGCGCGTTTTCCTCGATCACTATGTGATCTTGGCTCTAGTGTAAACCTTATGCCTTACTCCGTCGCAGTAACCTTGGGGTACAACGAGTTCATGTCAACTCCGATAACCCTGGTTCTAGCTGATCGATCTATCCGGGTACCTGAAGAGATTCTCGAAGACGTTCCcgttaaaattaataattgctTCGTGCCTACGGATTTTGTTGTGTTAAAATACCGACAGGAACCAAAAGACCCCTCATTCTGGGTCGGCCATTCCTAGCTACGGCTGGAGCGATCATTGATGTGAAAGAAGGACGAATAAATTTAAACATCGGGGACATCTCGATGATTTTTGATATGGAAAAGCTAATCAAGCGACCCTTGATAGATGACCAAGCTTTCtatgtggaagaagtttctgagCTGGAAAAAGAATGTTTCATAGATATGTGCTCAGACGACCCCTTAGAAAATGCTCTTACCCATGTAGAAAGGGAGATCTTCAGCATAGATAACAGAACAAACGATTACGTGCGACTGATGGATGCAAGTATCGAGGTTGCGAAcatcgaagaagatgatgactcAGACAttatcgtcgatcgatacctcAGAGAggccgtcgatcgacaaccatcttCACTATCTAATTGGTCTAAAGACAAAGCACCGAAAGTTGAATTAAAACCCCTCCCTGTGGTCTTAAATATGCATTTCTTTATGACCAATCCTATCCTGTTATTGTCAATGCTAATCTCACTAACGGAGAACTTgcgttattattaaataaactacGCAAGTACAGGAAAGCAATCAGGTATAAATTATCGAGGCAACTCTTAAAGTTCGATCCGTAGACTGAAAAGTCATCCACAAAGACTTCCATAAAGTCCTCGATCATGTCtgtaaagattgacatcatgcaacgTTGGAAAGTGGCAGGAGCATTACAAAGACCAAATGCCATTTTACGATACGCAAATGTTCCATAGGGACATGTAAAAGTCGTCTTCTCTTGATCATCAGGATGTATGGGAATTTGGAAAAATCCGGAATATCCATCAAGGAAACAGTAATACTAGTGATTGGCTAATCGCTCcagcatttgatcaataaagGGAAGGGGAAAGTGATCTTTCCTAGTAGGGGCATTTAATTTCCTATAGTCGATACACATCCGATGTCTAGTGACGGTACGAGTCGGGATGAGTTCATCGTTTTCGTTCTTCACTACCTTAATACCTCCCTTTTTGGGTACAACATGTACCCATTTACTATCCGAAATAGGGTGGATAACTCCAGCATCTAGGAGTttaataatttcctttttgacTACTTCCTTTAGATTCGGATTTAATCTCCTTTCCTGCTCTATCGATGTTTTTGCGTCGTCTTCCAAATGAATACGGTGCACgcaaagatcaggagaaataccaggaatatcatcGAGAGAATACCTGATTGCTTTCCTGTACTTGCGTAGTTTATTTAACAATAACGAGTTCTCCGCTAGTGAGATTGGCGTTGACAATAACAGGGTAGGATTGGTCATAAAGAAATGCGTATTTAAGACCAGTGGGGAGGGGTTTTAATTCAACCTTTGGTGCCTTGTCTTTAGACCAATTGGATAATGAcgatggttgtcgatcgacggctTCTCTGAGATATCGATCGACGATAATGTTTTAGTCGTCATCTTCTTCGATGTTTGCAACCTCGATGCTTGCGTCCATCAGTCGCACATAATTGTCTGTCCTATTATCTATGCTGAAGATTTTCTTTTCGATATGGGTAAGAGCGTTTTCTATGGGGTCGTCTGAGCACATGTCTATGAAAGATTCCTTTTCCAGCTCAGAAACTTCTTCTACATAGAAGGCTTGGTCATCTATCAATGGTCGCTTGATCAGCTTTTCCATATCAAAGGTCATCGAGATGTCCCCGATGTTCAAATTTATTCGTCCTTCTTTCACATCAATGATCGCTCCAGCTGTAGCTAGGAATGGTCAACCCAGAATGAGGGGGGGCCTTTTGGTTCATGTCTGTATTTTAACACAACAAAATCCGTAGGCACGAAGTAATCATCAATTTTCACGGGAATACCTTCGAGTATCCCTTCGGGTACCCTGATAGACTGATCGGCCGGAACTAGGGTAATCGGAGTTGACATAAACTCATTGAATCCCAAGGTTACTGCGACGGAGTAAGGCATGAGATTCAAGCTAGAGCCAAGATCATATAATGATCGAGGAAACCGCGTGTTTTGTATATTGCAATCTAGGATGAAACTACCAGGATCAGGCCTCTTAGTTGGAGTTTCTCCTTGAATCAGAGCACTTACTTCCTCTGACACCATCATAATGCTTTGTTCCACAGTTGGATTGGTTGGAGACATAATATCCTTCATATACTTCTTTATCGAAGGTGCTATTTTCATAGCATCACTAAGGGAAAGCTCCACAATAATTCTATCCAACGCTTTCTTGCAGATCGCATTTTCTAATGATTTCCTAGTTTGCGTTTTAGGAGGAAAAGGGGGTAGGGTTCTATAGACTCTTTCAATTGTTGGTTTGGGTTGAgtaaacatcgatcgatagggtTATCTGAATGTTGATCGACGACAGGCTTCACCGGTCGATCGACGTGGATACCatattgtcgatcgatttcggccTCTATTTCCGGATCGTCTTCTACTTCTAAGTCTATAGTCTTTTCCTTATCTTTTTCAGCGGTAGACTTCCTGTTTTCGCAAGAAGGTTTTGGGTCAGGGTCATCAAGAAGTATAGGCTGAGAATTGCTTTTGCTTGTTTCATCAGCATTGGCAGATTTTCCAATTTCGGTATTGTTCTTCGTGTTTGTCGCGAGACGTTTTCCGCTACGCAACATTACGGCACTGACTTGACGTCTAGGGTTTAAATCAGTCCTCCCGGGAAGACGTCCTCTTTCTCTTTTAATGGCAGTCGCAATTTCAGCTACTTGACTTTCTAATTTTCGGATAAGTTCACTCAAAGAATCTGCTTTTTCCATTAACTTTCCGtaaaccatatttatttttccgtAAAAATCTGACTTTCTTTTATGGTTGCCAGTAATGGCTTGTCTGATATTGAACTTCTCTTTTCCAGTGCGTGATTTCACAGTAATATCATAGGCTTGGGTGAAGCTATCAATGTTAAACACTAGATAAGGGTCTGAACAGCTCGTTTCTTCTTCTAATTGATTTTTCATATCAGACAAGACATCATTTTCGATCTGGGCTATATCAGATCGGTGCTGATTCTGTAGAAAAGAGTGAAGCGAATTGAGGGAATTCTTGATCTTTACCAAATCTGAATTATCTTCTAAATTTATCGAATTTCCTATTTCTTCATCCATCTTTTCATAGGATTTTCCCGTGACTACGTTTTCGATATGGCGCCTAGCATCTTCGGGGCTCCTAGTGACGAAAGTTCCTTCACTCGCTGTGTCGAGTGTAGTTTTGCATCTCAAATTAACACCTCTATAGAAGAAGTTAAAGAATTGTGGTTCTGAATAACAATGATGGGGGCATTCAAGTTCATAGCTCCTGACTCTTCCCCATGCGTTTTTAAACGATTCACGTGGATCTTGGCGGAATGTAAAGATTTGTCTCCTTACTTCCCAGTAGCGCTCATCATCGAAAAATTTCTTAAGGAAGGCGTTTCTAATCTCTTCCCAACAAGTAAGGGATTTTGTTGCTAAACAGTTTAGCCATCTGAGAGCTTCTCCCTCTAGGGAAAATGAGAATAGTTTGCAACGATTGTATTCATCTGGGATTAATTCTTCCAAACCttctgatataccatggatttgacccatttttacccatagtatataagtattttactatctatatactatatattctaccctattaggtatgttttcaggttcagaagtatCTTGCAGTAAAtggatgattatggagcatttaggagcttaaaagagatttcatccgagctgaccataagaggtcgatacgaagaagaaacaatcgatcgatgcacatccagtgatgtcgatcgatacagaagagaagcctcgacgattgaagattatgatcgatccatgtacatcctgtaccatcgatcgatgttgagacgTGGAAGCACGACGTCGTttcagccgactttaaacccaagacgtcaccaaattacaagattacccctgacgagtttttaacctaacagttatatacttgcctaagtgttaggaggcaaaagagcttttggccacctttgtattcttattttcagcagagagttttaggagagaagatcatagagagatttgtgattggaactccattgattcatctattcgattctatgcagtttttatttatattttgtgttatgaattgcttagctatgtctgagtagtttacttgttagattaagggttcaaataggttagaggaattatccccaactatagattgctaagttgcggtattcattgattgattgttcttaatgcttgttctagattagctaactagaatattgaaccTAGGAATCTTCATGAGTCAAGCATCTTTGACCATCCAGTCCTGAACCTAATCTGTCATACTAGACAACTGGAGAAATGCTACCGCTAAACTAGAaagctagtgagcattatcaacttaCACCTaaggcttaactagaagcatcgatcgatattgtcttctgacaatcgatcgatatttgtgaacggtgtatcgatcgatatccccaTAGGACcctcgatcgacactttcttgtgatcaacaaactacagttgagatccaagatctagttagttaacctgtgaaacattgccatcgctgatcactgtgtttAAGGGGTTGAGCtataatatatcatgcatgcaactgataggcatctacaggattataatctccaacacctaaatagaaaccatgcatctaatacctttccaataagttgcacccccaatcatcttgttaatCGAGCAATAGagttgctcaattaggatttctatttacatttaaaccataaaacaacaaacacttagaattaataaattactagatttaataggttccctagcttcttgtggattcgattcctaagtactacaattgaacctcttatttgagagagtaattcactccttagggtaatttgagtggtatcatttctccactgggattctgaggactctcttagtgaaaccatccatctctttctcattagctgcctgttggggtcaaaatcggtcacgacggaatcaatgtctgaaactccgtaaaaatcggcatgaacgttctTATATACcaaggaaggagaagattcctaagaacATTAAGAGGGCagtgtgggaaccaaaattcgcactgtcgatttccgtttaaattaggaaactaggaaaaccctaatttcccagaggtcccggagatctgttaataccacacgctaagcaatcaaaacacgagatatcaacgacaaagtacaaaaatcgtaaaaagagagcaaaatagatcttattctgaatccgTGTTTGAGCTTTACAACAAGgcataagcctgggctcgacagctgtcggcgagattcctggttctagcaaccctaagatggCTAAACCTAATCGAGttgcagctcgaaataacaaaaacggaaatatgcctgaatcgctctaagtgctaagtttgctccgaAAAAAGTCTCcacccatgcctctcgcctaggactcgttatatactggctcctaggtcggtttacgcttttcctcttctgcccttaagccgtcatagcataaaaatggagatattccattttttctgatcttcgtaattatcttcaaaattttgtatttatccgcggaaacttgacatttatcttttcttgcgaaccaagcgaAACCATCATGTGGCTTaggggctgttggttaagaaatcgtaagttgggcctcgagtcatgtcttaggtccctttgggccgtcttctgactcgaagcgtttactacggcttctttcgataaagaatgaactttccgcggttttcgccgtaaagtttgatcgatgacttagaatggcgggaaacatgaaatgggttcgctacggtcttcgggagatagcgtcgaagggtagacgagaatgcatggactaatgtcgtatcgacgttttggaagagctcggttgctacgtagcgaccgagcggaacagatagcgaccgagct
This region of Brassica napus cultivar Da-Ae chromosome C5, Da-Ae, whole genome shotgun sequence genomic DNA includes:
- the LOC111210363 gene encoding uncharacterized protein LOC111210363, which produces MVYGKLMEKANALGELIRKLESQVAEIATAIKIETGRLPGGTDLNPRRQVSAVMLRSRKRLATNTRSNTKIENYANADEIGKSDSQPILLDDPDPKYSRENGKSTAEINKENTIDLEVEDDLDIEAEIDRQYGTHVDQPVNPAVDQLPNNPIERRPTRPEPMIERVYRTLPPYPPKSQTKKSLEYAICKKILDRIAVEMSLSDAMKIAPSIKKYLKDMTSPNYPTAEHSAMMVSEEVSAMIQGETPAKRPDPGSFVLDWNIQKARFPRSLCDLGSSVNLMPYSVAVTLGYNEFMSTPITLVLADRSIRVPEEILEDVPVKINNCFVPTDFVVLKYRQEPKDPSFWVGHS
- the LOC125587272 gene encoding uncharacterized protein LOC125587272; translated protein: MGQIHGISEGLEELIPDEYNRCKLFSFSLEGEALRWLNCLATKSLTCWEEIRNAFLKKFFDDERYWEVRRQIFTFRQDPRESFKNAWGRVRSYELECPHHCYSEPQFFNFFYRGVNLRCKTTLDTASEGTFVTRSPEDARRHIENVVTGKSYEKMDEEIGNSINLEDNSDLVKIKNSLNSLHSFLQNQHRSDIAQIENDVLSDMKNQLEEETSCSDPYLVFNIDSFTQAYDITVKSRTGKEKFNIRQAITGNHKRKSDFYGKINMVYGKLMEKADSLSELIRKLESQVAEIATAIKRERGRLPGRTDLNPRRQVSAVMLRSGKRLATNTKNNTEIGKSANADETSKSNSQPILLDDPDPKPSCENRKSTAEKDKEKTIDLEVEDDPEIEAEIDRQYAPSIKKYMKDIMSPTNPTVEQSIMMVSEEVSALIQGETPTKRPDPGSFILDCNIQNTRFPRSLYDLGSSLNLMPYSVAVTLGFNEFMSTPITLVPADQSIRVPEGILEATAGAIIDVKEGRINLNIGDISMTFDMEKLIKRPLIDDQAFYVEEVSELEKESFIDMCSDDPIENALTHIEKKIFSIDNRTDNYVRLMDASIEVANIEEDDD